A genomic window from Aquila chrysaetos chrysaetos chromosome 21, bAquChr1.4, whole genome shotgun sequence includes:
- the NHSL2 gene encoding NHS-like protein 2 isoform X3, giving the protein MAGHAALSSLPAACVGRAGCWAPPPASCLGTLPLRPWAAPGFGAAVCPRGWSPRVGCPGVPRQRGRGHGATSNLDLESKKAAHTKLSWQQPVNVFLAAGRPPGMEQLHQEAQLNLQSLLQEEYEEQYAESRVTGQTFRAASHLPPDTPPEPSPRPPPAKRLEFVLMPPSRRATEEEIASTTALGARPPDASLSLPTSPDKQPAWTRAFPLPTVEEKQWHQSCSIQTNIVPINVSGQHFARHASARHSLFNTETAMNPKSTLRRRRTIIGFPNLSLRDQGSANGPTFNARAPIAESLSCSFVPEAASGGKAPQEIGPRQPLSAPLRKTFSDLGARCCQPPAAVDGAATASASACNGPQGTPFPAPWSTLGYASPPSPAAGQGKGPACTSPGGSSPSPSPGSPAAAAASFFIAMEERVGSNGPGSFSGTVPESPPTSGGGQRCEGREAKVNFLPGSREEPEPAAEPARLEVERAGCRFRERSLSVPTDSGSLCSVDIAYAETRRGSANYALGYPSASSEGSTSTDNVSLGLEQEGQRRRRSKSISLKKAKKKPSPPTRSVSLIKEGQDGAPGPGLALPKDQRPKSLCIPPEPQGHRLVHADPQGSVGREPDGTAAPHQWHLTDWKAGDPYRSLSGSSTATGTTAIECAKARGSSESLASPSVSRATTPSQLSAEADLKTSSPGRPTGLMSPSSGYSSQSETPTPTVPTSAILGHSPHQVRVRPLVPERKSSLPPTSPMERSPKSRLSFDLPLTPPAHLDLSGLKISLKGKTKVSRHHSDSTFGTKLAQKTSPITPIMPVVTQSDLRSVRLRSISRSEPEDNADGPEHADEPARGPCPGPERKVKPPVAEKPPLAKRPPSILPKPPALREEGPLSPTSPPGAATKEKGLPQDGFVVLRKGELRRGPGELPSPLTPAGPRRLSQGSLEDEPRPERSGAGEGERRKAKVPPPVPKKPSVLYLPLALAPAQLGAGMGDQPPTPSPIITLDAYPTCCNPDDEDPPSPKALGTAQASDPASEQGSSAEAGMEEKSFASDKTADSIAEEDDDVFVTSRTTEDLFTVIHRSKRKVLGRKEPGDTFGSRPNSHSPVKTSGSPTSESPVAAGSTGKSSSRNEDFKALLQKKSSKTSPGTRPSAAELLKTTNPLARRVMTEFAPELDGANSPKSQP; this is encoded by the exons CCACCTCTAACCTGGACCTCGAGAGCAAGAAAGCTGCCCACACCAAGCTGTCATGGCAGCAGCCGGTGAATGTCTTTCTGGCAGCCGGGCGCCCGCCGGGCATGGAGCAGCTGCACCAGGAGGCCCAGCTCAACCTCCAGAGCTTGCTGCAAG AGGAGTATGAGGAGCAGTACGCCGAGAGCAGGGTCACTGGGCAGACTTTCCGTGCCGCCAGTCACCTGccccccgacaccccccccgAGCCGTCTCCTCGACCCCCGCCTGCCAAACGCCTTGAGTTCGTGCTTATG cccccgaGCCGGCGAGCAACCGAAGAGGAGATCGCCAGCACGACTGCCCTTGGTGCTCGGCCGCCCGACGCCTCCCTGAGCCTCCCCACCAGCCCGGACAAGCAGCCAGCCTGGACCAGGGCCTTCCCCCTGCCCACCGTGGAGGAGAAGCAGTGGCACCAGTCCTGCTCCATCCAAACCAACATCGTCCCCATCAATGTCTCGG GGCAGCACTTTGCTAGGCACGCGAGTGCTCGTCACTCCCTGTTTAACACAGAGACCGCGATGAACCCCAAGTCCACCCTGCGGCGTAGACGGACCATTATCGGATTCCCTAACCTGTCCCTGCGAGACCAAG GCAGCGCCAACGGCCCCACGTTCAACGCGCGCGCGCCCATCGCCGAGTCCCTCTCCTGCAGTTTCGTGCCCGAGGCCGCGAGCGGGGGGAAGGCGCCCCAGGAGATCGGCCCCCGCCAGCCCCTCTCCGCCCCGCTGAGGAAGACCTTCAGCGACCTCGGGGCCCGCTGCTGCCAGCCGCCCGCCGCCGTGGACGGTGCGGCCACCGCCTCCGCCAGCGCCTGCAACGGGCCGCAGGGCACCCCCTTCCCCGCACCCTGGAGCACCCTAGGCTACGcgagcccccccagccccgccgccggccaggGCAAGGGGCCCGCCTGCACCTCGCCGGGGGGCTCCAGCCCCTCGCCCAGCCCGGgctcgcccgccgccgccgccgcctccttcTTCATTGCCATGGAGGAGCGTGTGGGCAGCAACGGGCCCGGCTCCTTCTCCGGCACGGTGCCTGAGTCCCCCCCCACCTCCGGGGGTGGCCAGAGGTGCGAGGGCCGAGAAGCCAAGGTGAACTTCTTGCCGGGAAGCCGAGAGGAGCCGGAGCCAGCGGCGGAGCCGGCGCGGCTGGAGGTGGAGCGGGCAGGGTGCCGGTTCCGCGAGCGGTCGCTGTCGGTTCCCACCGACTCGGGCTCCCTCTGCTCCGTGGACATCGCGTACGCCGAGACCCGGCGGGGCAGCGCCAACTACGCCCTGGGCTACCCCAGCGCCAGCTCCGAGGGCAGCACCAGCACCGACAACGTCtccctggggctggagcaggagggccagcggcggcggcgctccAAGAGCATCTCCCTCAAGAAGGCGAAGAAGAAGCCTTCGCCGCCCACGCGCAGCGTCTCTCTGATTAAAGAGGGGCAGGATGGTGCCCCGGGACCCGGCTTGGCGCTGCCCAAGGATCAGCGACCCAAGAGCCTCTGCATCCCACCGGAGCCCCAGGGCCACCGGCTGGTGCACGCTGACCCCCAGGGGAGCGTGGGGAGGGAGCCCGACGGCACGGCCGCCCCCCACCAGTGGCACCTCACGGACTGGAAGGCCGGCGATCCCTATCGGTCCCTCTCCGGCTCGAGCACGGCCACAGGGACCACGGCCATCGAGTGCGCCAAGGCACGGGGCAGCTCCGAGTCCCTCGCCTCCCCCTCCGTCTCCAGGGCCACGACGCCCTCCCAGCTCTCCGCCGAGGCAGACCTCAAGAcctcctccccaggcaggcCCACGGGGCTGATGTCTCCATCCAGCGGGTACTCCAGCCAGTCGGAGACCCCGACCCCCACCGTCCCCACCTCCGCCATCCTCGGGCACTCCCCGCACCAGGTGCGGGTGAGGCCGCTGGTCCCCGAGAGGAAGTCCTCGCTGCCCCCCACGTCCCCCATGGAGAGGAGCCCCAAGTCCAGGCTGTCCTTCGACCTGCCGCTCACGCCACCCGCCCACCTCGACCTCTCGGGGCTGAAGATCTCCCTGAAGGGGAAGACGAAGGTCAGCCGGCACCACTCGGACTCCACCTTCGGCACCAAGCTGGCCCAGAAGACCAGCCCCATCACGCCCATCATGCCGGTGGTCACGCAGTCCGACCTGCGCTCCGTCCGCCTCCGCTCCATCAGCCGCTCGGAGCCGGAGGACAACGCCGACGGCCCGGAGCATGCCGACGAGCCGGCACGTGGTCCCTGCCCGGGGCCGGAGAGGAAGGTGAAGCCGCCCGTGGCAGAAAAGCCACCACTGGCCAAGCGGCCCCCGAGCATCCTGCCCAAGCCGCCAGCTCTGCGGGAGGAGGGTCCGCTGTCCCCCACGTCCCCGCCGGGCGCTGCCACCAAGGAGAAGGGGCTTCCACAGGACGGCTTCGTGGTGCTGCGGAAAGGGGAGCTGAGGAGGGGTCCGGGGGAGCTCCCCTCGCCCCTGACCCCGGCAGGACCACGGCGGCTCTCGCAGGGCAGCCTGGAGGATGAACCGCGGCCAGAGCGGAGCGGTGCCGGCGAGGGGGAGCGGAGGAAGGCCAAGGTGCCGCCGCCGGTGCCCAAAAAACCCAGCGTGCTGTACCTGCCTCTCGCCCTGGCCCCGGCACAGCTGGGAGCCGGCATGGGGGACCAGccgcccacccccagccccatcaTCACGCTGGATGCCTACCCCACCTGCTGCAACCCCGACGATGAGGACCCGCCGTCCCCCAAGGCCCTGGGCACAGCACAAGCCAGCGACCCCGCCTCGGAGCAAG GCAGCTCGGCGGAGGCCGGCATGGAGGAGAAGAGCTTCGCCAGCGACAAGACGGCTGACTCCATTGCGGAGGAGGACGACGATGTGTTCGTGACATCCCGCACCACAGAGGATCTCTTCACTGTGATCCACAG GTCGAAGAGGAAGGTCTTGGGGCGGAAAGAGCCTGGTGACACTTTTGGCAGCCGGCCCAACTCCCACTCACCTGTAAAGACTTCGGGCTCCCCAACCAGTGAGTCACCGGTAGCAGCAGGCAGCACCGGGAAGTCTTCCAGCAGGAATGAAGACTTTAAAGCCCTGCTCCAGAAgaagagcagcaaaaccagTCCCGGTACCCGGCCATCTGCTGCTGAACTGCTCAAGACCACAAACCCGCTGGCTCGGAGGGTCATGACAGAGTTTGCCCCCGAGCTAGATGGTGCAAACAGCCCCAAAAGCCAGCCCTAA
- the NHSL2 gene encoding NHS-like protein 2 isoform X5: MGRFLHPGAAGQSPGATGLASFPNFTLLPSWLVLAARGDGVQPPEQQRCRRWGLVPPGSSLPGWLCQATSNLDLESKKAAHTKLSWQQPVNVFLAAGRPPGMEQLHQEAQLNLQSLLQEEYEEQYAESRVTGQTFRAASHLPPDTPPEPSPRPPPAKRLEFVLMPPSRRATEEEIASTTALGARPPDASLSLPTSPDKQPAWTRAFPLPTVEEKQWHQSCSIQTNIVPINVSGQHFARHASARHSLFNTETAMNPKSTLRRRRTIIGFPNLSLRDQGSANGPTFNARAPIAESLSCSFVPEAASGGKAPQEIGPRQPLSAPLRKTFSDLGARCCQPPAAVDGAATASASACNGPQGTPFPAPWSTLGYASPPSPAAGQGKGPACTSPGGSSPSPSPGSPAAAAASFFIAMEERVGSNGPGSFSGTVPESPPTSGGGQRCEGREAKVNFLPGSREEPEPAAEPARLEVERAGCRFRERSLSVPTDSGSLCSVDIAYAETRRGSANYALGYPSASSEGSTSTDNVSLGLEQEGQRRRRSKSISLKKAKKKPSPPTRSVSLIKEGQDGAPGPGLALPKDQRPKSLCIPPEPQGHRLVHADPQGSVGREPDGTAAPHQWHLTDWKAGDPYRSLSGSSTATGTTAIECAKARGSSESLASPSVSRATTPSQLSAEADLKTSSPGRPTGLMSPSSGYSSQSETPTPTVPTSAILGHSPHQVRVRPLVPERKSSLPPTSPMERSPKSRLSFDLPLTPPAHLDLSGLKISLKGKTKVSRHHSDSTFGTKLAQKTSPITPIMPVVTQSDLRSVRLRSISRSEPEDNADGPEHADEPARGPCPGPERKVKPPVAEKPPLAKRPPSILPKPPALREEGPLSPTSPPGAATKEKGLPQDGFVVLRKGELRRGPGELPSPLTPAGPRRLSQGSLEDEPRPERSGAGEGERRKAKVPPPVPKKPSVLYLPLALAPAQLGAGMGDQPPTPSPIITLDAYPTCCNPDDEDPPSPKALGTAQASDPASEQGSSAEAGMEEKSFASDKTADSIAEEDDDVFVTSRTTEDLFTVIHRSKRKVLGRKEPGDTFGSRPNSHSPVKTSGSPTSESPVAAGSTGKSSSRNEDFKALLQKKSSKTSPGTRPSAAELLKTTNPLARRVMTEFAPELDGANSPKSQP; encoded by the exons ATGGGGCGTTTCCTGCACCCAGGAGCAGCCGGGCAGTCACCCGGGGCAACAGGGCTTGCTTCCTTCCCCAATTTCACCCTGCTCCCTTCCTGGCTTGTTCTGGCAGCCCGCGGGGACGGTGTCCAGCCCCCGGAGCAGCAGCGGTGCCGACGATGGGGTCTGGTCCCACCCGGCAGCAGCCTGCCTGGGTGGCTTTGCCAGG CCACCTCTAACCTGGACCTCGAGAGCAAGAAAGCTGCCCACACCAAGCTGTCATGGCAGCAGCCGGTGAATGTCTTTCTGGCAGCCGGGCGCCCGCCGGGCATGGAGCAGCTGCACCAGGAGGCCCAGCTCAACCTCCAGAGCTTGCTGCAAG AGGAGTATGAGGAGCAGTACGCCGAGAGCAGGGTCACTGGGCAGACTTTCCGTGCCGCCAGTCACCTGccccccgacaccccccccgAGCCGTCTCCTCGACCCCCGCCTGCCAAACGCCTTGAGTTCGTGCTTATG cccccgaGCCGGCGAGCAACCGAAGAGGAGATCGCCAGCACGACTGCCCTTGGTGCTCGGCCGCCCGACGCCTCCCTGAGCCTCCCCACCAGCCCGGACAAGCAGCCAGCCTGGACCAGGGCCTTCCCCCTGCCCACCGTGGAGGAGAAGCAGTGGCACCAGTCCTGCTCCATCCAAACCAACATCGTCCCCATCAATGTCTCGG GGCAGCACTTTGCTAGGCACGCGAGTGCTCGTCACTCCCTGTTTAACACAGAGACCGCGATGAACCCCAAGTCCACCCTGCGGCGTAGACGGACCATTATCGGATTCCCTAACCTGTCCCTGCGAGACCAAG GCAGCGCCAACGGCCCCACGTTCAACGCGCGCGCGCCCATCGCCGAGTCCCTCTCCTGCAGTTTCGTGCCCGAGGCCGCGAGCGGGGGGAAGGCGCCCCAGGAGATCGGCCCCCGCCAGCCCCTCTCCGCCCCGCTGAGGAAGACCTTCAGCGACCTCGGGGCCCGCTGCTGCCAGCCGCCCGCCGCCGTGGACGGTGCGGCCACCGCCTCCGCCAGCGCCTGCAACGGGCCGCAGGGCACCCCCTTCCCCGCACCCTGGAGCACCCTAGGCTACGcgagcccccccagccccgccgccggccaggGCAAGGGGCCCGCCTGCACCTCGCCGGGGGGCTCCAGCCCCTCGCCCAGCCCGGgctcgcccgccgccgccgccgcctccttcTTCATTGCCATGGAGGAGCGTGTGGGCAGCAACGGGCCCGGCTCCTTCTCCGGCACGGTGCCTGAGTCCCCCCCCACCTCCGGGGGTGGCCAGAGGTGCGAGGGCCGAGAAGCCAAGGTGAACTTCTTGCCGGGAAGCCGAGAGGAGCCGGAGCCAGCGGCGGAGCCGGCGCGGCTGGAGGTGGAGCGGGCAGGGTGCCGGTTCCGCGAGCGGTCGCTGTCGGTTCCCACCGACTCGGGCTCCCTCTGCTCCGTGGACATCGCGTACGCCGAGACCCGGCGGGGCAGCGCCAACTACGCCCTGGGCTACCCCAGCGCCAGCTCCGAGGGCAGCACCAGCACCGACAACGTCtccctggggctggagcaggagggccagcggcggcggcgctccAAGAGCATCTCCCTCAAGAAGGCGAAGAAGAAGCCTTCGCCGCCCACGCGCAGCGTCTCTCTGATTAAAGAGGGGCAGGATGGTGCCCCGGGACCCGGCTTGGCGCTGCCCAAGGATCAGCGACCCAAGAGCCTCTGCATCCCACCGGAGCCCCAGGGCCACCGGCTGGTGCACGCTGACCCCCAGGGGAGCGTGGGGAGGGAGCCCGACGGCACGGCCGCCCCCCACCAGTGGCACCTCACGGACTGGAAGGCCGGCGATCCCTATCGGTCCCTCTCCGGCTCGAGCACGGCCACAGGGACCACGGCCATCGAGTGCGCCAAGGCACGGGGCAGCTCCGAGTCCCTCGCCTCCCCCTCCGTCTCCAGGGCCACGACGCCCTCCCAGCTCTCCGCCGAGGCAGACCTCAAGAcctcctccccaggcaggcCCACGGGGCTGATGTCTCCATCCAGCGGGTACTCCAGCCAGTCGGAGACCCCGACCCCCACCGTCCCCACCTCCGCCATCCTCGGGCACTCCCCGCACCAGGTGCGGGTGAGGCCGCTGGTCCCCGAGAGGAAGTCCTCGCTGCCCCCCACGTCCCCCATGGAGAGGAGCCCCAAGTCCAGGCTGTCCTTCGACCTGCCGCTCACGCCACCCGCCCACCTCGACCTCTCGGGGCTGAAGATCTCCCTGAAGGGGAAGACGAAGGTCAGCCGGCACCACTCGGACTCCACCTTCGGCACCAAGCTGGCCCAGAAGACCAGCCCCATCACGCCCATCATGCCGGTGGTCACGCAGTCCGACCTGCGCTCCGTCCGCCTCCGCTCCATCAGCCGCTCGGAGCCGGAGGACAACGCCGACGGCCCGGAGCATGCCGACGAGCCGGCACGTGGTCCCTGCCCGGGGCCGGAGAGGAAGGTGAAGCCGCCCGTGGCAGAAAAGCCACCACTGGCCAAGCGGCCCCCGAGCATCCTGCCCAAGCCGCCAGCTCTGCGGGAGGAGGGTCCGCTGTCCCCCACGTCCCCGCCGGGCGCTGCCACCAAGGAGAAGGGGCTTCCACAGGACGGCTTCGTGGTGCTGCGGAAAGGGGAGCTGAGGAGGGGTCCGGGGGAGCTCCCCTCGCCCCTGACCCCGGCAGGACCACGGCGGCTCTCGCAGGGCAGCCTGGAGGATGAACCGCGGCCAGAGCGGAGCGGTGCCGGCGAGGGGGAGCGGAGGAAGGCCAAGGTGCCGCCGCCGGTGCCCAAAAAACCCAGCGTGCTGTACCTGCCTCTCGCCCTGGCCCCGGCACAGCTGGGAGCCGGCATGGGGGACCAGccgcccacccccagccccatcaTCACGCTGGATGCCTACCCCACCTGCTGCAACCCCGACGATGAGGACCCGCCGTCCCCCAAGGCCCTGGGCACAGCACAAGCCAGCGACCCCGCCTCGGAGCAAG GCAGCTCGGCGGAGGCCGGCATGGAGGAGAAGAGCTTCGCCAGCGACAAGACGGCTGACTCCATTGCGGAGGAGGACGACGATGTGTTCGTGACATCCCGCACCACAGAGGATCTCTTCACTGTGATCCACAG GTCGAAGAGGAAGGTCTTGGGGCGGAAAGAGCCTGGTGACACTTTTGGCAGCCGGCCCAACTCCCACTCACCTGTAAAGACTTCGGGCTCCCCAACCAGTGAGTCACCGGTAGCAGCAGGCAGCACCGGGAAGTCTTCCAGCAGGAATGAAGACTTTAAAGCCCTGCTCCAGAAgaagagcagcaaaaccagTCCCGGTACCCGGCCATCTGCTGCTGAACTGCTCAAGACCACAAACCCGCTGGCTCGGAGGGTCATGACAGAGTTTGCCCCCGAGCTAGATGGTGCAAACAGCCCCAAAAGCCAGCCCTAA
- the NHSL2 gene encoding NHS-like protein 2 isoform X6, translating to MPFYKRSVVARRGRPAVPLAELRDACSLAALTLLRQLADLCGHSLALLGDIEGHVLALGRRTGRLHRRAARLQALLRGRPLRGAHAAPATSNLDLESKKAAHTKLSWQQPVNVFLAAGRPPGMEQLHQEAQLNLQSLLQEEYEEQYAESRVTGQTFRAASHLPPDTPPEPSPRPPPAKRLEFVLMPPSRRATEEEIASTTALGARPPDASLSLPTSPDKQPAWTRAFPLPTVEEKQWHQSCSIQTNIVPINVSGSANGPTFNARAPIAESLSCSFVPEAASGGKAPQEIGPRQPLSAPLRKTFSDLGARCCQPPAAVDGAATASASACNGPQGTPFPAPWSTLGYASPPSPAAGQGKGPACTSPGGSSPSPSPGSPAAAAASFFIAMEERVGSNGPGSFSGTVPESPPTSGGGQRCEGREAKVNFLPGSREEPEPAAEPARLEVERAGCRFRERSLSVPTDSGSLCSVDIAYAETRRGSANYALGYPSASSEGSTSTDNVSLGLEQEGQRRRRSKSISLKKAKKKPSPPTRSVSLIKEGQDGAPGPGLALPKDQRPKSLCIPPEPQGHRLVHADPQGSVGREPDGTAAPHQWHLTDWKAGDPYRSLSGSSTATGTTAIECAKARGSSESLASPSVSRATTPSQLSAEADLKTSSPGRPTGLMSPSSGYSSQSETPTPTVPTSAILGHSPHQVRVRPLVPERKSSLPPTSPMERSPKSRLSFDLPLTPPAHLDLSGLKISLKGKTKVSRHHSDSTFGTKLAQKTSPITPIMPVVTQSDLRSVRLRSISRSEPEDNADGPEHADEPARGPCPGPERKVKPPVAEKPPLAKRPPSILPKPPALREEGPLSPTSPPGAATKEKGLPQDGFVVLRKGELRRGPGELPSPLTPAGPRRLSQGSLEDEPRPERSGAGEGERRKAKVPPPVPKKPSVLYLPLALAPAQLGAGMGDQPPTPSPIITLDAYPTCCNPDDEDPPSPKALGTAQASDPASEQGSSAEAGMEEKSFASDKTADSIAEEDDDVFVTSRTTEDLFTVIHRSKRKVLGRKEPGDTFGSRPNSHSPVKTSGSPTSESPVAAGSTGKSSSRNEDFKALLQKKSSKTSPGTRPSAAELLKTTNPLARRVMTEFAPELDGANSPKSQP from the exons CCACCTCTAACCTGGACCTCGAGAGCAAGAAAGCTGCCCACACCAAGCTGTCATGGCAGCAGCCGGTGAATGTCTTTCTGGCAGCCGGGCGCCCGCCGGGCATGGAGCAGCTGCACCAGGAGGCCCAGCTCAACCTCCAGAGCTTGCTGCAAG AGGAGTATGAGGAGCAGTACGCCGAGAGCAGGGTCACTGGGCAGACTTTCCGTGCCGCCAGTCACCTGccccccgacaccccccccgAGCCGTCTCCTCGACCCCCGCCTGCCAAACGCCTTGAGTTCGTGCTTATG cccccgaGCCGGCGAGCAACCGAAGAGGAGATCGCCAGCACGACTGCCCTTGGTGCTCGGCCGCCCGACGCCTCCCTGAGCCTCCCCACCAGCCCGGACAAGCAGCCAGCCTGGACCAGGGCCTTCCCCCTGCCCACCGTGGAGGAGAAGCAGTGGCACCAGTCCTGCTCCATCCAAACCAACATCGTCCCCATCAATGTCTCGG GCAGCGCCAACGGCCCCACGTTCAACGCGCGCGCGCCCATCGCCGAGTCCCTCTCCTGCAGTTTCGTGCCCGAGGCCGCGAGCGGGGGGAAGGCGCCCCAGGAGATCGGCCCCCGCCAGCCCCTCTCCGCCCCGCTGAGGAAGACCTTCAGCGACCTCGGGGCCCGCTGCTGCCAGCCGCCCGCCGCCGTGGACGGTGCGGCCACCGCCTCCGCCAGCGCCTGCAACGGGCCGCAGGGCACCCCCTTCCCCGCACCCTGGAGCACCCTAGGCTACGcgagcccccccagccccgccgccggccaggGCAAGGGGCCCGCCTGCACCTCGCCGGGGGGCTCCAGCCCCTCGCCCAGCCCGGgctcgcccgccgccgccgccgcctccttcTTCATTGCCATGGAGGAGCGTGTGGGCAGCAACGGGCCCGGCTCCTTCTCCGGCACGGTGCCTGAGTCCCCCCCCACCTCCGGGGGTGGCCAGAGGTGCGAGGGCCGAGAAGCCAAGGTGAACTTCTTGCCGGGAAGCCGAGAGGAGCCGGAGCCAGCGGCGGAGCCGGCGCGGCTGGAGGTGGAGCGGGCAGGGTGCCGGTTCCGCGAGCGGTCGCTGTCGGTTCCCACCGACTCGGGCTCCCTCTGCTCCGTGGACATCGCGTACGCCGAGACCCGGCGGGGCAGCGCCAACTACGCCCTGGGCTACCCCAGCGCCAGCTCCGAGGGCAGCACCAGCACCGACAACGTCtccctggggctggagcaggagggccagcggcggcggcgctccAAGAGCATCTCCCTCAAGAAGGCGAAGAAGAAGCCTTCGCCGCCCACGCGCAGCGTCTCTCTGATTAAAGAGGGGCAGGATGGTGCCCCGGGACCCGGCTTGGCGCTGCCCAAGGATCAGCGACCCAAGAGCCTCTGCATCCCACCGGAGCCCCAGGGCCACCGGCTGGTGCACGCTGACCCCCAGGGGAGCGTGGGGAGGGAGCCCGACGGCACGGCCGCCCCCCACCAGTGGCACCTCACGGACTGGAAGGCCGGCGATCCCTATCGGTCCCTCTCCGGCTCGAGCACGGCCACAGGGACCACGGCCATCGAGTGCGCCAAGGCACGGGGCAGCTCCGAGTCCCTCGCCTCCCCCTCCGTCTCCAGGGCCACGACGCCCTCCCAGCTCTCCGCCGAGGCAGACCTCAAGAcctcctccccaggcaggcCCACGGGGCTGATGTCTCCATCCAGCGGGTACTCCAGCCAGTCGGAGACCCCGACCCCCACCGTCCCCACCTCCGCCATCCTCGGGCACTCCCCGCACCAGGTGCGGGTGAGGCCGCTGGTCCCCGAGAGGAAGTCCTCGCTGCCCCCCACGTCCCCCATGGAGAGGAGCCCCAAGTCCAGGCTGTCCTTCGACCTGCCGCTCACGCCACCCGCCCACCTCGACCTCTCGGGGCTGAAGATCTCCCTGAAGGGGAAGACGAAGGTCAGCCGGCACCACTCGGACTCCACCTTCGGCACCAAGCTGGCCCAGAAGACCAGCCCCATCACGCCCATCATGCCGGTGGTCACGCAGTCCGACCTGCGCTCCGTCCGCCTCCGCTCCATCAGCCGCTCGGAGCCGGAGGACAACGCCGACGGCCCGGAGCATGCCGACGAGCCGGCACGTGGTCCCTGCCCGGGGCCGGAGAGGAAGGTGAAGCCGCCCGTGGCAGAAAAGCCACCACTGGCCAAGCGGCCCCCGAGCATCCTGCCCAAGCCGCCAGCTCTGCGGGAGGAGGGTCCGCTGTCCCCCACGTCCCCGCCGGGCGCTGCCACCAAGGAGAAGGGGCTTCCACAGGACGGCTTCGTGGTGCTGCGGAAAGGGGAGCTGAGGAGGGGTCCGGGGGAGCTCCCCTCGCCCCTGACCCCGGCAGGACCACGGCGGCTCTCGCAGGGCAGCCTGGAGGATGAACCGCGGCCAGAGCGGAGCGGTGCCGGCGAGGGGGAGCGGAGGAAGGCCAAGGTGCCGCCGCCGGTGCCCAAAAAACCCAGCGTGCTGTACCTGCCTCTCGCCCTGGCCCCGGCACAGCTGGGAGCCGGCATGGGGGACCAGccgcccacccccagccccatcaTCACGCTGGATGCCTACCCCACCTGCTGCAACCCCGACGATGAGGACCCGCCGTCCCCCAAGGCCCTGGGCACAGCACAAGCCAGCGACCCCGCCTCGGAGCAAG GCAGCTCGGCGGAGGCCGGCATGGAGGAGAAGAGCTTCGCCAGCGACAAGACGGCTGACTCCATTGCGGAGGAGGACGACGATGTGTTCGTGACATCCCGCACCACAGAGGATCTCTTCACTGTGATCCACAG GTCGAAGAGGAAGGTCTTGGGGCGGAAAGAGCCTGGTGACACTTTTGGCAGCCGGCCCAACTCCCACTCACCTGTAAAGACTTCGGGCTCCCCAACCAGTGAGTCACCGGTAGCAGCAGGCAGCACCGGGAAGTCTTCCAGCAGGAATGAAGACTTTAAAGCCCTGCTCCAGAAgaagagcagcaaaaccagTCCCGGTACCCGGCCATCTGCTGCTGAACTGCTCAAGACCACAAACCCGCTGGCTCGGAGGGTCATGACAGAGTTTGCCCCCGAGCTAGATGGTGCAAACAGCCCCAAAAGCCAGCCCTAA